GCAAGTGCGCTGGTACCAAAACTTCACGCAGTTGGAATGCCCGAAAAACGGCACTTTTTTCCAAAACAGCCCAAAACGTGGCGGCCTCTGGCGGCATTCTTCCCTCCCAGAAAGTCAGTTGCTAGGCGCCCAGTTCACCGAAGCCGGCATGGGCACTTACGCTCCCTACCAGGTATTGGCACCAGACCATTGGTTGTTTGAGAATTGCCAGGTACAAGCAGGCCAATTTTTCGGAGAGAAGGGTCTGGACGGCCTCCCCCTCAGCGGCGATGAAACGGACACAAGCACCTGGAGCAGCCCACAAAATACCATCGTGTTGGCAAGAGGTGTGAACAAGGCGCAGGCCTCCCAGGAAACTGACATTTACGAGGCTGCAGACAAGAATTGGAATGGCGCTGGCGGGGGAGAAATCACCTTCACTCCGTTCTCAGAGCAGCACGCCGTCTTGGCTACAGGCTCCATCCAAAGCGGCGCGGGACTGGGCATAGATAAAGTATTTACCCAGATTATTGAGAATTTTATGCAGCGGTACCTTCATAGCGCCACTGGTAATACCAGCGCCGCAAAAACTGCAAGGGCACCCGTTTCTGGGTTAACCAAGTGAGCAACCGGTAAGGCCCGGAAGTGCCACCCTCTTCTTCCAGCACATTTAAAAGCACCATTGCTTCTGGGTAGTTTCCGGTAAAGTAGGCATGGCGTGCTTCGTACTTGATTCTGTTGACCAGCGCTTGTCTCTCTGCAGGAGTTTGTATTAACAGCCTGGCTTTCTGAATGATTTGGATGGTAGATTGTAGTTGTCGGTCTCCAACGGTATACACTTGCCTGGACAAAGAAGCGGCGTGCATTCTTCGCTGGCAGAGCACCTGGTCCAGAAAGTGATAGCGCCAGTGGCGGGCAGACCGGACCCAGAAATCAAAGTCTTCATAGGCTAAGGAAGAATCATATCCGCCAAGTTCTTCCAGCACCGCCCGTCGCACCATCATGGTAGGCGGGCAGATGAAGTAGCGGCCTAGCACATCAGCAAAGACATCTCCCTGGGCTGGAAAAGGCTTCAACTGGCCATTGGCAGAACGCTGGTAGAATTTTCCTAAGGAATTGGATTGCTCGTCTATCAGTTCTGCATCGGTATAGATGACTCCCACCTGGCTGGGCAACGACTGGAATGCCGCCACCTGTTTGGCCACGCGCTCTGGGTGCAACACATCATCCGTGGCGAAATCAATGATGAACTCTCCCTTGCTGATTGCAAACGCCTCATTAAAAGACCGACAATTGCCTTGGTTTTGGGTATGCTGTATAAACTGGATGTGTGGATAGCGGGCTACGTATTCTTCAATGATGGCTACACTGTCATCTTGGCTGAGGTCATCTACTATTATGACTTCAATTTGCGGGTAGGTTTGGGCCAGAACAGAATCCAGGGCCTGCCGAAGGAAGCGGGCGTGGTTGTAGCACAAACAGATGATGGAAACCAGCGGAAGGGTCATTTCTTCTCAGCAAAAAAGTAGGACCGGAAAAGCCACACGTGGAACAACAGAAAAATACCCCAGTCCAGGGCATACGCCCACAACAAACCCTGCAACCCATACAACGGCAATAACCACAGCACCAACAGAAAATAAATAGCCGGCGACACCAGGTGAATCCCCACGTACAACCGCACCTGGGCGCGTACCGTGATGACGTAAGACAGCACCCAGGCCGTCATCTTCAGGAAGTCTCCCAGCAGTTGGTACGTAAACAACGACTGGGCTGGCAGGAACTCGTCATTGAAAAACAGCAGCAACAGGTACTGCCGCAACACATACACCAAACCTAGCCCTACGGCAATAAGCGGAAGGAGCGTAAAAAAAATGGTTCGCACGTATTTCCTGAGTTCTCCTGCCTCTTGGTGGAGCAGGGCGGCAATACGCGGATAATACACCATGCCCAGCACCGATGTATACACCAGCGTGTAGGAATCTGAGACCTTGACCACGGCCTGCCACATTCCCGTCTCATGAAGTGAAAAATGCCGGATGGCCAGCTCCCGCACCAGGAATTCAGCGAGCTTACCCCCCACCAGCATGGCCACCGCCATGATGACGAACTTCCCCAGATCTGGCAAGGTGCCTTTAGTGAACTGGCTGCGCCAGGCTGGAACTAGCTTTTTACCAAAGCACACGAAGGTAGCAACCACCCCGGTCACCGCCTGCGCACCCAAAAACAACAGCAACACCAGCGGAAGGCTCATGTTGCCCACCGTCGCCCAGGTAATGGCCATGGTAAGAAGGCTGGCCAGCAAACCCAACCCTACATAGGCCTTCAGGGCCTGCCTTGCCAGCAGCAGAGACATACAGAACAGGTGCACCAGCACCAGCAGAAAAAGCCCTACCCCTGCCACCCAGTACCAAGAATGCAACGCCAGAAACTCCTGCATGCCAAAGCGCTCAAAAAAGAACGAAGGGAACAGCAAAAGCCCGCCCAGAACCGCAAAAAACGAGAAAAAGTTGAGCCCCAAACCGGCCCAGAAGTAGGACTGGTATTCGCTTTCCGGCGGCTGCCCCTTGGCTAAATAGCGAATGAGGCCCACATTCACGCCGCTGTTGGGCAAGGTGGTGAGAATGGCAATGAGGCTCTGGAAATGAGCCAGCAGCGTAATGCCGCTGGGACCATAGGCCAAGGCAAACAGCTTGTTCACCACCAGAGAAGCCAGTGCCCGAACCACGGTAAACATACCAGACCAGAGAGAACCTCCCAGAAATTGATGGATGTGCCGCTTTTGAGCCATGCTGCAAACTACAAAGATTGGCGCAGGATTCCTGTTTTTGGCCTCTTTTCGGGAAAACAGGCCAAAAACGAGGTTGCCCTAAATCGAGTACAGAGATGAATTAGCGCTGTTAAGAGAAGAACTTTTTAATGGCTATAATCACGGCTGCTTGCTCTTGAGAGGTCATGCCCGGGAAAAGCGGCAGACTCACACTGGTCAAGGCCAGCTCTTCCGTCAAGGGCAAATCGCCTTTGGCGAGGCCCAGGTGCGCGTAAGAAGCTTGCAAGTGCGCTGGCACCGGGTAATGGATCAAAGTGGTAATTCCTTGGGTTTGCAAGTACTGTTGCAGCTGGTCTCTACGCGCGGTTCTCACCACAAACAGATGGTACACGTGGCCGCAGCCCGCCTGAGTTTCGGGCAGAATCAAATCACCTACCTCTTGTAACTCTTGCAGATAGATGCCCGCCAGCAGCTGCCGCTCTGCGTTGAGCGCCTGCAAGTGCTGCAGTTTAACGGAGAGCACCGCCGCCTGCAGAGAGTCCAGCCGAGAGTTCACGCCCACTACCTCATACAAGTACCGCTCTGACTGACCGTAGTTTCTGTATTGCCGCAGGAAAGCCGCCACTTCGGGATTGTTTGTGGTCACAGCCCCGCCGTCTCCTAGGGCTCCCAGATTCTTGGTTGGGTAAAAGCTGAAGGCGTTGGCCTGCCCAAACGTGCCTACTTTCTGGCCGCCTACCTCGGCTCCGTGGGCCTGGGCGCAGTCTTCTACCACCAGCAAACCATGCTCCTGCGCAAACTGCATCAGGGTGGGCATGTCGCAGGTCTGGCCGTACAGGTGCACGGGCAAGATGGCTTTCACGTTTGGCGTAAGGGCTTCTTGCAGACCTGTAAGGGATAGGTTGTAGGTACTGGCATCTGGCTCAACCAGGACGGGTTTGGCACCCACCTGCTGCACCGCGTTGATGGTGGCAATGTAAGTGTTGCCCGGCAGAAGCACTTCGTCCCCGGGGCCAATGCCCAGGGCCTTCAAAGAAAGTACCAGCGCGTCATAGCCGTTGCCTACGCCTACCGCCTGCGGCACCTGTACATAAGCGGCAAAGGCTTCCTCAAAGGCTTCAACCGCCGGCCCCAGCACGAAGCGTTTTTCGGCCAGCTCCGCCATCACTTTTCCCTGGATGGCGGCTTCTATTCCCACCGGGAAGTCTCTCAACTCAAAAAAAGGTACGGGCATGGCTGGACGCAGAGATAGGGTGAAGGGATTTGTGACTAGGCGTTTGAATGGGCTTGGATGATCTTTTGGAACTCGGCATACTCGCGCATATAATCAGCCTCCTCATAGACCGTTGAGGCCAGGCAGCAGAGAATAGCGTCTGGCGTTGGGAATACCTTGATCCAGCAATACGGCGGAATGTACAACCCCACGGTGGGCGAGTCCAGCAGAAAGGAATCTTTGCCCTGGGCGGTTTCGGTTTCAATGCGGACTGCGCCTTTCAGAACTGCCATGAGTTCCTGGGTGGTATGGTGCGCATGGCCGCCGCGCTCAGAATCAGGCGTGGTGTGCATAACCCAGAAAGCCCGCTTGGCAGTAAAAGGCAGCCCTTCTGCGTTCTGGGTAGAAATAAGAATGCCTTCCACGTCATTGATCTGCTGAAACGAAAGTAAGTGCGGCGCCGGGTACTTCATGTGCCCAAGTTACGCAATGCGCCGCAATTGGTGACAACCCTTAGTTTCCTGCGCGTGTCTTGGTAGATTTTCATAATGCGTTTAGGTGCTCCGCTTGCCGTTGTGAGCAGGTGCTTAGACTTGGATTCCGTTTTTAGACAGTTTTCCAGAAAAGAGCCCAAAAACGGGGGTGCCTTTACAGATGCTACTTTCCTGAAACTTTGTATTTTTGAGAAAGCCCGGCACTAACCGCAGATTTCGTCCCCTTAGCCTTCAAATGAAAAATCATTTCCGTCAGCATAAATCCTCCCTCCTGTTATCTGGGGGCATGTGGCTTTTACTGGTGCTGGTCTTGTGTACTTTTCCGGTGGCGTTCAGTGGTTATCTGGCCTCAGACCTAGACACCAATTTCTGGTACTGGCTCTCAGAATCGGGGGGAGTGTTTGGGACTACGGCGCTGGCTGTGCTGCTCTGTGGTTTAGCGGCCGCGCAACAAAAGGGCCTCAGGAGGAAGTTTGCTTCGTTTTCAGTGGCTTTTGGGTTTCTGCTGGTCACGCTGGGCGGCATTGCGGCGGTGAATGAGTATTACATCAAGCCGCTCACGCAGATTCCAAGGCCCAGCCACTTGTTTCTGTTACAACCCACCCACCAGATAGAGAAGTTCTACCTGCAAGACGTACCTGCAAGGCAAGCATTTTTGCAACGATTCATACAAGAGAATCCTACCCTGTCAGCTGATGTTTCACCGTTGGTGCTGGCCCACTGGGTGCAGGAATGCGGGTATTCGTTTCCGTCTGGCCATTCATTGAACGTCTTTTTACTGGGCACCATGCTGGCGCTGTTCCTGGGCTGGCAGCTGCCCCGAAAAAAGCAGTTGTGGCTGTTGGTCCCGCTGGGCTGGGCCCTGTTGGTGTGCTTGTCCAGGGTGGCGCTGGGCGTTCATTCTGAATGGGACGTGGCCCTGGGTTCTGCCGTTGGGTTTACCGTGGCGTATCTGCTTTCTGTTTCTGGTATATTGCACCGCGTCTTCAAGGCAGCCGCCTCTACGCACTCAGACAACTCATTATGAAAATTTTATACGGAGTGCCCGGCGAGGGCATGGGCCACGCCACGCGCAGCAAGGTCATCATCACCCATTTACTGGCTCAGGGCCATGATGTGCAGGCGGTTTCCAGCGCCCGGGCGCACCAGTTTCTGAACAAGGCGTTTCCTGGGCGGGTGCAGGAGATTAAGGGCTTTCACATTGCCTACCGTGAGGCCGCCGTCTCTAAACTGAACACCGCCCTGCTTACATTGTCCACCGCACCCGAAAGTCTCAAAATGAATTTCAACCGCTACCGGGGCCTTATGGAGAGCTTCCAGCCCGAGGTGGTGATTTCAGACTTTGAGTCGTTTACGTTTCTGTTTGCCAAGCACCACCGCCTGCCCATCATCAGTATTGACAACATGCAGGTAATGAACCGGTGCCAGCTGGCCATTCCCATTCCCAAAGAGGAGCGCGGCAGCTACCAGGTGGCCAAAAACATTGTAAAGGCCAAAGTGCCCCGCGCCGCGCATTATCTGGTTTCTTCTTTTTTTGAGGCGCCCGTCCATAAAGAGAACACCACCGTGGTGCCGCCCATCATTAGAGAAGAGATTCTCAAAGCCAAGCCTAGCCAGGGAAGCCACGTGCTGGTGTACCAGTCCAGTGCCAACCAGAAGAACTTATTGGAGGCCCTGCAGCAGCTACCTCAGGAGACGTTTTATGTGTACGGCTTCAACAAAGAGGAACAGCACGGCAACGTCCAGCTCAAGGCCTTCAGCGAAGATGGTTTCATCCAGGATTTGGCTTCTGCCAAGGCCGTGGTGGCCAACGGCGGTTTCTCGCTTCTCAGTGAGGCAGTGTATTTGCAGAAGCCCATCTGCTCAGTGCCCATTCCCAAGCAGTTTGAGCAGTATTTGAATGCTGCGTATGTGCAGCAGCTGGGTTACGGCCGGTACTTCCCAGCCTTCACGGCAGACGGGTTAAAGGCCTTTTTGTACGATGTTCCTTTGTTCCAGGAGCAGCTGCGCAAATACCAGCAAGACGGCAATACGCTTCTGTTCCAGGCACTAGACCAACAACTTGCCCAGGTCACTTCGTCCGCTTTGGCGTAACGTCGTTTTTGGGCTGTTTTCTGGAAAATAGCCCAAAAACGACTGCGGCCTGCGTTTCTATTTTCCTGTGTACCTTTGCCTGCATGGAGGACAAGTACCGCACCATAGCCCAACCAACCCAAGGCCTGTACAAAGAGAAAGGCAGCAAGTTCATTGCCCGGGCGTACGCCGTCTATTCTGAAGAAGAAGTAAAGGAGGTGTTGCAGGCGCTTCGGGAAGAATACTTTGATGCCCGCCACCACTGCTACGCCTACCTTCTGGGCGCCGACCGGTCCACCTACCGCGCCAACGACGACGGGGAACCCAACCACTCGGCCGGCGATCCCATTCTGGGCCAGATCAAATCGGCGGGACTGAGCAACGTGCTGGTCGTGGTGATTCGGTATTTCGGGGGAACGAAGCTGGGCGTGAGCGGCCTCATCCATGCCTACAAAACCGCCACCGCAGAAGCCTTGGCCGCTGCCGAGGTCATAGAACGCCATGAAACGGCCCTTCTCACCATTCAGTTTGGCTACGAGCAGATGAACGAAGTCATGAAGCTGGTCAAAGACCAGGACCTGCCCGTGCGCCAGCAAGACTTCCACCTGGACTGCCGCCTCACCCTGGAAGCCAGAAAAGGCTTACTCCCTCAACTTCAAGAGCAATTCTCTAAATTGGGCGAGGTAATGATTAATGACTAATGATTAGTGACCAATGAATAATGAAAACTAAAGCTGACATAACTATCCCTTGTGTCATCATAGGATATAGCTGTGTGTTTACTCTCCCACTGATAATAAAATCACCTTTACATTTTACAGAGTTTGGTTGGCTTTGGATTGGTTTCTGGTCGTTAGTTGCCTTATTCGGGATTTGGAAGATTGAGTATTATGAAATTACGGACAGCATCCTTACCAGGCGAAACTTCTTAGGAGCCTTCAGCACCAAGCGAGACCTGAAAAATTTGATTAAATACTCTAAGAAAAACCTGGATACTGATTTTCCGACTAATCCTTTCAACATCGTTAAGCCCTTCACAAATAAGACTAAATATTTAAAGTTTCAGGAGATAAAACTAGAGTTCAAAAATCAATCAGTATTGAAAATAGATGAAAGAACTGTAGATAGCGTAGATTATCCAATTCTATTTAAGCAGCTGAAGAAGTTTAAAACTAATTGCTAATGATGTGCCAACAATGTGAAAGGCCAGCGTTCTTGCAAACTGTTTACACGCTATTACTCCCAATTCATTAATCACTAGTCATTACTCGTTATCCATTATAAAAAATGACACCTCCGCAGAACAGACAGCCCGGTATTAGCATCTTGGAAAGGAAAGTTGGTCAGAAGCCTGGCTCTCTCATCATATCAGAGAAGGCTTTGCCGCCTAGGTTGTTTTTGGTTTCGTTTGATGAGGAATACTACCAGGAGCAGGAATTTGAGCGGTACGAGGATATGTTCCAGGCGTTTATTGCCAAGCCCCTCGCCCGCCACTGGATAGACGTGCGCGGCTACCGCAACCTGGAGATGCTGGAAAAGTTCATGGTAGATTTTCAGATTCATCCGTTGCAGATGGAAGACGTTTTGAATGATTACCAACGCCCCAAGATAGAGGAAGACCAACAGCGGCTGTTCATCATTTCGCGCATGCTCATGTTCACCCCAGAGCATGAGGTAGACGATGACCAGCTTTCCCTGTTCACGGGCGCCAATTACGTGCTTACTTTTCAAAGCGATTACGAAGACTGCCTGAACCCCTTGCGCGAGCGCATTAGAGTAGGCAAGGGCAGCATTCGGAAGAAAGCGCCGCTGTACATGGCTTACGCCATCATGGATGTGGTTCTGGACCATTACTTCCCGGCCATGGCGCAGCTAGGCGAATACGCCGAGGAACTGGAGGACTGCTTGTTTGAGAACCCCAGCAAAGAACTGCTCAGCAAGATTCTGGACCTAAAGCGCGAAGTGGTGAAAATACGCCGCATCATCTGGCCGGAGCGCGACAAAATCAATGAGATTCTGCGCATGGATGAGACCCTGTTGCCGCATGACCTCAGAATCTACTTTAAAGACATCTATGACCACGCCGTCCAGCTCATTGACCTGGTAGACAACTACCGCGAAACCACCACCAGCCTCACAGATTTGTACCTCTCCAACGTGAGCAACCGCATGAACGAGGTCATGAAAGTATTGACCATCATCTCCACCATCTTCATTCCCCTGAGCTTTATTGTGGGCTTGTACGGCATGAACTTCTCCCGGCAACAGCCAGACGGCGACATAAACCCCCTCAACATGCCCGAGCTGTACCAGCCGTACGGGTACGTGACGCTGCTGGGCTTCATGGGCCTGGTGGTCATTGGCATGGTGTACTACTTCTACCGCAAAGGCTGGCTGAGCTAAATAAAAAAGTCGTTTTTAGGCTGTTTTACCAAAAATAGCCTAAAAACGACTTTCAGGAAAATTAAGCTGCGAAGGATTACTTCTGGGCTACCCAAGCAAATTGGCCCGATATGTAAAAATCCATAAACGCCTTGCACCAATAACCCTTGCTAGGTGTCTAGACCGCTCTAAATTACTAGCGAAAAGCCTCCATGCTGCCCACCGACCATTGCAGGTAATATTTGGCCTTGCCATATTTGGCTCTGAGCTCATAGAGTTTCATCTGGTGGCTCAAGAGATTCATCTCCCGGGTATTGATTAGAAACAAAGAGCTTTCACCATCATTGAAGCGCTGTTGCTCCCCTTGTTGCAACAGGCGGCTGTTGGCCACAATCTGCTCTTGCAGCTGAATCTGTTCTTCCAGCATCTGCCGTTCATTGTACGCGGCCTGTACCATGTTTAGACGCTCCCGGGTGCTCTGCTCCAACTCAAGCTGCACCGCGTTGAGCTTGAGTTTGGTCAGCTGCAGCTTGCCCCGCTCTTCCCGCAAGAAAAGCGGTACGCTAAAACTGGCTCCCAGCTTGTAGTTGTTTGTAAGGTACCTCTCTTCCAGCCACTGGTTACTGCCGGTACCATTGGTCCTTAAGACATTGTACTCCAGGTTGACCTTGGGCAATAACTTGTTTTGCGTGAAACGGCGGTCTATCTCCAGCTGTCTTAATTTTATCTGCAGTTTGGTCAGGTCTGGGTGCCGCTCTTGGGTCAAAGACCGCAAAGCGGCCAAATCTTCCGAAGCCATAGGTTCTGGGTCTGTACCTAGCAGTGATGGCCTTACTTGGTTGGGCAACTCCAGAGGAGAGTTGTTTTCTCCCCATAGAAAGTTAGAGACCAGTAGGGCTGCGTTCTGGCTCTCTAGTAGAGCCTGGCGCAAAAGCGCGCTTCGGTTCTGGACTTCAA
The nucleotide sequence above comes from Nibribacter ruber. Encoded proteins:
- a CDS encoding glycosyltransferase family 2 protein, coding for MTLPLVSIICLCYNHARFLRQALDSVLAQTYPQIEVIIVDDLSQDDSVAIIEEYVARYPHIQFIQHTQNQGNCRSFNEAFAISKGEFIIDFATDDVLHPERVAKQVAAFQSLPSQVGVIYTDAELIDEQSNSLGKFYQRSANGQLKPFPAQGDVFADVLGRYFICPPTMMVRRAVLEELGGYDSSLAYEDFDFWVRSARHWRYHFLDQVLCQRRMHAASLSRQVYTVGDRQLQSTIQIIQKARLLIQTPAERQALVNRIKYEARHAYFTGNYPEAMVLLNVLEEEGGTSGPYRLLTWLTQKRVPLQFLRRWYYQWRYEGTAA
- a CDS encoding MATE family efflux transporter; translated protein: MAQKRHIHQFLGGSLWSGMFTVVRALASLVVNKLFALAYGPSGITLLAHFQSLIAILTTLPNSGVNVGLIRYLAKGQPPESEYQSYFWAGLGLNFFSFFAVLGGLLLFPSFFFERFGMQEFLALHSWYWVAGVGLFLLVLVHLFCMSLLLARQALKAYVGLGLLASLLTMAITWATVGNMSLPLVLLLFLGAQAVTGVVATFVCFGKKLVPAWRSQFTKGTLPDLGKFVIMAVAMLVGGKLAEFLVRELAIRHFSLHETGMWQAVVKVSDSYTLVYTSVLGMVYYPRIAALLHQEAGELRKYVRTIFFTLLPLIAVGLGLVYVLRQYLLLLFFNDEFLPAQSLFTYQLLGDFLKMTAWVLSYVITVRAQVRLYVGIHLVSPAIYFLLVLWLLPLYGLQGLLWAYALDWGIFLLFHVWLFRSYFFAEKK
- a CDS encoding DegT/DnrJ/EryC1/StrS family aminotransferase, coding for MPVPFFELRDFPVGIEAAIQGKVMAELAEKRFVLGPAVEAFEEAFAAYVQVPQAVGVGNGYDALVLSLKALGIGPGDEVLLPGNTYIATINAVQQVGAKPVLVEPDASTYNLSLTGLQEALTPNVKAILPVHLYGQTCDMPTLMQFAQEHGLLVVEDCAQAHGAEVGGQKVGTFGQANAFSFYPTKNLGALGDGGAVTTNNPEVAAFLRQYRNYGQSERYLYEVVGVNSRLDSLQAAVLSVKLQHLQALNAERQLLAGIYLQELQEVGDLILPETQAGCGHVYHLFVVRTARRDQLQQYLQTQGITTLIHYPVPAHLQASYAHLGLAKGDLPLTEELALTSVSLPLFPGMTSQEQAAVIIAIKKFFS
- a CDS encoding sugar 3,4-ketoisomerase gives rise to the protein MKYPAPHLLSFQQINDVEGILISTQNAEGLPFTAKRAFWVMHTTPDSERGGHAHHTTQELMAVLKGAVRIETETAQGKDSFLLDSPTVGLYIPPYCWIKVFPTPDAILCCLASTVYEEADYMREYAEFQKIIQAHSNA
- a CDS encoding phosphatase PAP2 family protein — its product is MKNHFRQHKSSLLLSGGMWLLLVLVLCTFPVAFSGYLASDLDTNFWYWLSESGGVFGTTALAVLLCGLAAAQQKGLRRKFASFSVAFGFLLVTLGGIAAVNEYYIKPLTQIPRPSHLFLLQPTHQIEKFYLQDVPARQAFLQRFIQENPTLSADVSPLVLAHWVQECGYSFPSGHSLNVFLLGTMLALFLGWQLPRKKQLWLLVPLGWALLVCLSRVALGVHSEWDVALGSAVGFTVAYLLSVSGILHRVFKAAASTHSDNSL
- a CDS encoding MJ1255/VC2487 family glycosyltransferase, translated to MKILYGVPGEGMGHATRSKVIITHLLAQGHDVQAVSSARAHQFLNKAFPGRVQEIKGFHIAYREAAVSKLNTALLTLSTAPESLKMNFNRYRGLMESFQPEVVISDFESFTFLFAKHHRLPIISIDNMQVMNRCQLAIPIPKEERGSYQVAKNIVKAKVPRAAHYLVSSFFEAPVHKENTTVVPPIIREEILKAKPSQGSHVLVYQSSANQKNLLEALQQLPQETFYVYGFNKEEQHGNVQLKAFSEDGFIQDLASAKAVVANGGFSLLSEAVYLQKPICSVPIPKQFEQYLNAAYVQQLGYGRYFPAFTADGLKAFLYDVPLFQEQLRKYQQDGNTLLFQALDQQLAQVTSSALA
- a CDS encoding IMPACT family protein, which codes for MEDKYRTIAQPTQGLYKEKGSKFIARAYAVYSEEEVKEVLQALREEYFDARHHCYAYLLGADRSTYRANDDGEPNHSAGDPILGQIKSAGLSNVLVVVIRYFGGTKLGVSGLIHAYKTATAEALAAAEVIERHETALLTIQFGYEQMNEVMKLVKDQDLPVRQQDFHLDCRLTLEARKGLLPQLQEQFSKLGEVMIND
- the corA gene encoding magnesium/cobalt transporter CorA encodes the protein MTPPQNRQPGISILERKVGQKPGSLIISEKALPPRLFLVSFDEEYYQEQEFERYEDMFQAFIAKPLARHWIDVRGYRNLEMLEKFMVDFQIHPLQMEDVLNDYQRPKIEEDQQRLFIISRMLMFTPEHEVDDDQLSLFTGANYVLTFQSDYEDCLNPLRERIRVGKGSIRKKAPLYMAYAIMDVVLDHYFPAMAQLGEYAEELEDCLFENPSKELLSKILDLKREVVKIRRIIWPERDKINEILRMDETLLPHDLRIYFKDIYDHAVQLIDLVDNYRETTTSLTDLYLSNVSNRMNEVMKVLTIISTIFIPLSFIVGLYGMNFSRQQPDGDINPLNMPELYQPYGYVTLLGFMGLVVIGMVYYFYRKGWLS
- a CDS encoding TolC family protein, whose protein sequence is MKRYGIIFCIILAGALLLVSNKSRAQDTISVFTIQDLMVQMAVHHPIVKQAAQLSEQARQELRMARGAFDPVVASKFYQKELGGKTYYTLWDNALKVPVWIGELKAGYERNRGTNVNNENITPSDGLQYVGISVPLGQGLLIDERRATLQQAKQGLELAEADKVKNINKLLLEASKAYWEWAYAYHRWQLLEQGQQLANVRLQAVKERISQGDLAAIDSVEAQIEVQNRSALLRQALLESQNAALLVSNFLWGENNSPLELPNQVRPSLLGTDPEPMASEDLAALRSLTQERHPDLTKLQIKLRQLEIDRRFTQNKLLPKVNLEYNVLRTNGTGSNQWLEERYLTNNYKLGASFSVPLFLREERGKLQLTKLKLNAVQLELEQSTRERLNMVQAAYNERQMLEEQIQLQEQIVANSRLLQQGEQQRFNDGESSLFLINTREMNLLSHQMKLYELRAKYGKAKYYLQWSVGSMEAFR